GGGGCCGTGGCGGCGCAGGGGGAGGAACGATGAACGGAACGCCGGCGGCGCCGGGGGCCAGCCGCATCGCCCTCGTGCAGATGCAGATGGGGGCCGACCCGGACGCGAACGTCGCGAAGGCGCTCGGGCTGATCGAGGCGGCCGCGGACCGTGGCGCCTCGATCGTCTGCCTCCCCGAGCTGTTCCGGACGCCATACTTCTGCCAGCGCGAGGACGCGTCCTTCTTCGACCTCGCCGAGCCTATCCCCGGGCCGACGACGGCCGCGCTCGTGGAGGTCGCGCGCCGGCGCGAGGTCGTCATCGTCGCCTCGCTTTTCGAGCGCCGGGCCCCGGGCCTTGCGCACAACACGGCTGCGGTGATCGACGCGGACGGCTCGCTCGCGGGCATCTACCGCAAGATGCACATTCCGGACGACCCCGGCTACTACGAGAAGTTCTACTTCACGCCCGGCGACCTCGGGTTCAGGCCGATCGACACCCTCGCCGGCCGCATCGGCGTGCTCGTCTGCTGGGACCAGTGGTTCCCCGAGGCGGCGCGCCTGGCGGTCCTCGGGGGGGCCGAGGTGCTGCTCTACCCGACCGCCATCGGCTGGCACCCGGCGGAGAAGGATGCCGAGGGGGCGGCGCAGCGCGACGCCTGGCGGACGGTGCAGCGGGGGCACGCGATCGCCAACGGTGTCTATGTCGCCGCGGTCAACCGCGTCGGCCACGAGCGGCCGCACCCGGCGGCGCCGGGGATCGAGTTCTGGGGCGGCTCGTTCTGCTGCGACCCGCAGGGCGTGGTCCTCGCCGAGGCCGGCGCCGGGTGCGAGGAGACGTTGCTGGTCGATGTCGACCGCGCGCGCCTCGAGGAGGTGCGCCGCAACTGGCCGTTCCTGCGCGACCGGCGCGTCGAGGCCTACGGCGGCCTCACGAGCCGGCTGCTCGACGAGACCCCGCCCGGGCCGTGCGGCCGGTGAGCGCGGCCCGCGTCGCGGGCTACCGGCTTCCCGCGGAGTGGGAGCCGCACGAGGCGACCTGGATCAGTTGGCCGCGCAACGCCTCGGACTGGCCGGGGAAGTTCGCCGCCATCCCGTGGGCCTTCGCGGAGATGGCGCGCGCCGTCGTCCCCGGCGAGCAGCTGCGGGTCATCGTCGCCTCCGCGGCGCACGAGGCCGGGGCGCGCCGCGTGCTCCGGCGCGTCGGGGTCGACCTCTCGCGGGTCGCCTTCCACCGCATCCCCTCGGACCGCGGCTGGACGCGCGACACCGGGCCGATCACCGTGCGCCGGGGCGCGCGCGGCCGCGCCGTCGTGCGCTTTCGCTTCACCGCGTGGGCGCGGTATCCCGACTGGCACCGCGACGACGCGGTCTGCCCGCGTGCCGCGGGGGCGCTTGGCCTGCCGCTGGTCGCTGCGACGCACGCCGGCCGCCAGGTCGTGCTCGAGGGCGGGGCGATCGAGGTCAACGGGCGCGGCACGCTGATCACGACCGAGGAGTGCCTGCTCGACCCCGGGGTGCAGGTGCGCAACCCGGGGTTCGGCCGGCGTGACTACGAGGAGGTCTTCCGGCGCTGGCTCGGCGCGACGAACGTGGTCTGGCTCGGCCGCGGCATCGCCGGCGACGACACCCACGGCCACGTCGACGACCTCTGCCGCTTCGTGGGCCCGCGCACCGTGGTCGTCTGCGAGGAGGCGGACCGCGCCGACGCCAACCACGACGCCCTCGTCGAGAACCGCGAGCGGCTCGCCCGGGCGCGCCTCGAGGACGGCTCGCGCCTGGAGGTCGTCGGCCTGCCCATGCCCCGGCCGCTGATCTTCGACGGCCAGCGGCTGCCGGCGAGCTACGCGAACTTCTACGTCGCCAACGCCGCGGTGCTGGTGCCGACCTTCAACGACCCGATGGACCGGGTCGCGCTCGGGATCCTCGGGCGTCTCTTCCGCGACCGGCCGGTCGTCGGCATCCACGCGGTCGACCTCGTCTGGGGATTGGGGACGATCCACTGCCTGACCCAGCAATTGCCGGGGCGTCCATAAGGGCCCATCAGCGCCCGACGCCTCTCTTCGCTTGGCGCGCTAGCGTCGCACCGCGCTTCCACGGGCCGTAGCGCCGCTCGGCCGCTGTCACGGGGCGGCGCGATGCTTGACTATCGCGTGTCGCACCGCGAAGATCCACTCGTTTCGGTTGAGACCGCATACAGAAGACGCGAAGTGCCCGGCGGAACCCGGATCCGTCTCTCCGCCGCGACCACGCCTGGAGCGAACCGGGATGGCGATGAGTGCAGGGAGCTAAGGCAACGGGACCATCAATGCAATGACCGCGTGCGATCAGGCGACTCTCGCCGCGGTAGCGCCTGCAATAGTTCGGGCTCGGAAGGAGGTGGACGCATAGAGAGTGACGCCGTCACCCACGGATTCGGGGCACTTGAGCGGACAGTCCACGAAGGAGGAAGGCCCAGATGAAGAATGTCATGGCTCTGGCTTGCATCCTGCTCCTTGGCGTACCATCCGTGTCGATTGGCTCGGTTAGTGACGATCAGGTCACCTCGATCAAGATCAAGGAAGCGGACGGCACCAGTCAGCAAGACACCAACTCCGGGTCCGGGGTCAAGACCAACCACATACAGAACTTGGCGGTCACCGGGGCGAAGATCGCGGGCGGTGCGGTCACGACTGACAAGATCGTCGATGGTGCGGTGACGAACGCGAAGATCCAGGACGTTTCCGCAGCAAAGGTCACCGGCACGGTGGGCAATGCGGATACGGTCGACAACGTGCACGCTTCGCAATTCGCTCCCGCAAGTCACACTCACCAGTATGGCCGGGTCGCGATTGTTGCCAAGAGCGGCGGCGACTTCAGCGATCCCCTGAGTGCCGTGGAACCTGCAGCGTACGCACAGTGGTGCGGCGAACCTTCTTCAACGAATCGATGCCTTCTCAAGATCATGCCCGGCACCTACGATCTCGGATCGAGCGGCTTCCCCATGCAGGAATTTGCCGATGTTGAAGGCGCCGGCGAAGACGTCACAATAATAACAAGTGCTGTGGACGGCTATGACGTGGGCACCGTCGTCGCGGGCGGAGGCGACGCCGAGATGAGGTTTCTGACGGTTAAGAATACCGGAGCAGGACAATATAATCGGGCCATAGTGAACAGCAACTCACAGAACAGGTATGAACACGTCACGGCAATGGCTGTCGGTGCCGCAACTGATTGTACCGCGGTCTTCAACCGCTACAACGGATCTCCGGTCCTGACTGATGTGACTGCCGTTGCATCGGGTGGGATCGATGCGAATTTTGGGGTTCGCGCTTGGTTTAGCTCCGTAACGATGAACGGCGGTGCCGCCATTGCTTCGGGGGGCGTCCAGAGCGTTGGTGTCAGCATCGGTTACTCGTCCGCTACCAGTACTATTGCAGACGCAGTCGCGTCGGCCTCGGGTGCCAGCGGCTGGAATATTGGCATCGACAACAGTAATTCCACAACGGTCATGAAGAATGCCACCGCGAGCGCGAAGACAGGCGTCAGTCTTACCGCTGGCATCTACAACTTCGGGAATTCCTCGCTGACCATGACCAATGTCGCTGCGGTTGCAGAGGCAGGGGCAACGAATTACGGGGTCTATGCCGAAGTGGATGGCAACCTCACCGTCCTGGACAGGTGCACGGTGCAAGGGTCCCCTGCGGTGAAGGGTGGAGGGGATGGTCTGATCTTCAAGATCGGAGCAAGCAAGATCGTGGGCGGCGTCGGCAACGGTACCTTCAGCTGCGCCGCTTCATACGACGGCAACTACGCGCCTCTGGATGCGACCTGCCATTAGCGACAGATGATCAGAGCCCCCGTCGCTTACCCCGGCGGGGGCTCGCCTGCGAGCGACCGGCTGCTCCCGAGGCGCCCCGTCACCGTCATCCAGACCAGAAGCAGCAGCAGGGCGGCGATCAGCCAGAGCACCAGCGCCGACGCGGTGATGTTCACGGCCGTGTTGCCGCTGCCGGCAGGCACTCCTTGCGGGCGACCAGCAGGAAGAGGCGCCCTTCCTCCTTGAAGGGGCCGGCAAGCCGCTCGCCCTCGTCGCCGGTCCCCCAGAAGATGTCGGCGCGCCCGTGCCCCGTGATCGCGCCGCCGGTGTCCTGGACGACGGCGAAGCGCCGCACGGGCACCGGCGCGGGGGCCCCCGGCGTCGCCGCGGGCGGCAGCGTCGTCTCGAACCAGGCGGCGCCGCCCTTGGGCACGAGCCGCGCGTCGGCCGCGATGGAGCGTCCCGGCGTGAGCGGGACCTGGATGTTCCCGAGCGGCCCCTCTTCGACCCGCCGGAAGAAGACGTAGCTCGGGTTGTAGTCCAGCACCTCGCGCACCTGCCCCGGGTTCTCGCGCAGCCAGGCCTTGAGCGACTGGAGCGACATCCGCTGCGGCGGGATGCGCTCCTTGAGCAGCTTGCCGATGGCGCGATAGGGGTGGCCGTTCTGGTCGGCATAGTTGACGCGCAGCAGCGTGCCGTCCTCGAGGCGGATCAGCCCCGAACCCTGGATCTGCAGGAAGAACAGCTCGACCTCGTCGGCCACCCAGGCCAGCGGCTGGGCGCGGTTCGCCAGCGCCCCGCCGAAGGCGATCCGGTCGCGGTCCTCGTAGGGGACGATCCGCCGGCCGTCGAGCTTCCCGCGCAGGGACTTGCCGCGCAGCTCCGCGGGGACCATCCCGGCGTCGGCATACGGCGTCAGGTCCAGCGTGAGCAGGTCGCCGGGGACGGCGAGCAGCGGCGCGCGGAAGCGCTCGGACTGCGCGAGGCTCCCCGGGAGGATCGGCTCGAAGTAGCCGGTGAAGAAGGCGGCGCCGCGCTCGTTGCGGCTCTCGAAGAGGAGGAACGTGTTGCGGATCGCCGCCAGGCGCGCCTCGCCCGTCGTGGTCTCGACGATCTCGATCAGCAGCGCCGTCGAGGCCTCCATCTCCCGCGCCGTGTAGGCCAGCTCGCCGTAGGCGAAGGTCGCGGTGTCCGGCAGCCGCCGGTAGTACCGCAGGGACTGGCGCAGCGCGTCCGCGAAGCCGGCGAAGTCGGCGTCGTCTGCGAGGCGCGGGGCGCGCA
This sequence is a window from bacterium. Protein-coding genes within it:
- a CDS encoding carbon-nitrogen hydrolase, with amino-acid sequence MNGTPAAPGASRIALVQMQMGADPDANVAKALGLIEAAADRGASIVCLPELFRTPYFCQREDASFFDLAEPIPGPTTAALVEVARRREVVIVASLFERRAPGLAHNTAAVIDADGSLAGIYRKMHIPDDPGYYEKFYFTPGDLGFRPIDTLAGRIGVLVCWDQWFPEAARLAVLGGAEVLLYPTAIGWHPAEKDAEGAAQRDAWRTVQRGHAIANGVYVAAVNRVGHERPHPAAPGIEFWGGSFCCDPQGVVLAEAGAGCEETLLVDVDRARLEEVRRNWPFLRDRRVEAYGGLTSRLLDETPPGPCGR
- a CDS encoding agmatine deiminase family protein; this translates as MSAARVAGYRLPAEWEPHEATWISWPRNASDWPGKFAAIPWAFAEMARAVVPGEQLRVIVASAAHEAGARRVLRRVGVDLSRVAFHRIPSDRGWTRDTGPITVRRGARGRAVVRFRFTAWARYPDWHRDDAVCPRAAGALGLPLVAATHAGRQVVLEGGAIEVNGRGTLITTEECLLDPGVQVRNPGFGRRDYEEVFRRWLGATNVVWLGRGIAGDDTHGHVDDLCRFVGPRTVVVCEEADRADANHDALVENRERLARARLEDGSRLEVVGLPMPRPLIFDGQRLPASYANFYVANAAVLVPTFNDPMDRVALGILGRLFRDRPVVGIHAVDLVWGLGTIHCLTQQLPGRP
- a CDS encoding MltA domain-containing protein, with the translated sequence MIRRLAAAVLVLAIAAGCAAPRIPVGLVPVPSPQVRAPRLADDADFAGFADALRQSLRYYRRLPDTATFAYGELAYTAREMEASTALLIEIVETTTGEARLAAIRNTFLLFESRNERGAAFFTGYFEPILPGSLAQSERFRAPLLAVPGDLLTLDLTPYADAGMVPAELRGKSLRGKLDGRRIVPYEDRDRIAFGGALANRAQPLAWVADEVELFFLQIQGSGLIRLEDGTLLRVNYADQNGHPYRAIGKLLKERIPPQRMSLQSLKAWLRENPGQVREVLDYNPSYVFFRRVEEGPLGNIQVPLTPGRSIAADARLVPKGGAAWFETTLPPAATPGAPAPVPVRRFAVVQDTGGAITGHGRADIFWGTGDEGERLAGPFKEEGRLFLLVARKECLPAAATRP